A genomic region of Ensifer adhaerens contains the following coding sequences:
- a CDS encoding ArsR/SmtB family transcription factor gives MDRDEILKALAHPVRVNILAWLKEPHRHFPTQEHPLDLGVCAGQFERCGLSQSTVSSHLAVLQRAGLVTTRRVGQWIFYRRDEETIAAFLKSIGDL, from the coding sequence ATGGACAGAGACGAGATATTGAAGGCGCTTGCCCACCCGGTGCGGGTGAACATCCTTGCCTGGTTGAAAGAGCCACATCGTCATTTCCCGACGCAGGAACATCCGCTCGATCTCGGCGTATGCGCCGGCCAGTTCGAACGTTGCGGCCTGTCGCAATCGACCGTTTCCTCGCATCTCGCCGTGCTTCAGCGCGCCGGCCTCGTGACAACGCGCCGGGTCGGCCAATGGATATTCTACCGCCGCGACGAAGAGACGATCGCCGCCTTCCTCAAGAGCATCGGCGACCTCTGA
- a CDS encoding aminoglycoside phosphotransferase family protein — MTRRWPDGEIIVTPSSHLHPVRYRNQSAMLKVAQDPEEKYGRLPLLYWNGQGAAKVYESDGDAVLMERTDSQRNLFHMAMTGSDEDATRIICRTVAELHAPRPTPVPDDLVPLDKWFASLEAAAPAQGGVFARALEAAKSLFSDPEPPVVLHGDVHHANILDFGDRGWLAIDPKRVLGDRGYDYANLFCNPELPLVTAPGRLQRHLPIVAVETGLHPRRILHWVLAYAGLSAAWFLEDGDDFGVESDLTMARIAIAELDR; from the coding sequence ATGACAAGGCGCTGGCCGGACGGCGAAATCATCGTCACGCCCTCCAGCCATCTTCATCCCGTCCGCTATCGCAACCAGTCGGCGATGCTCAAGGTCGCGCAGGATCCGGAAGAGAAGTATGGCCGTCTGCCACTGCTTTATTGGAACGGGCAAGGCGCCGCAAAAGTCTATGAATCCGATGGAGATGCCGTTCTCATGGAGCGCACTGACAGTCAGCGCAACCTGTTCCATATGGCGATGACGGGAAGTGATGAGGACGCGACGCGCATCATCTGCCGCACCGTGGCCGAGCTTCATGCGCCGCGCCCGACACCGGTTCCGGACGATCTCGTCCCGCTCGACAAATGGTTCGCTTCACTGGAGGCGGCGGCACCCGCTCAAGGTGGCGTCTTTGCGCGCGCACTCGAGGCGGCGAAAAGCCTGTTTTCAGATCCCGAACCGCCGGTCGTGCTGCACGGCGACGTCCATCACGCCAACATCCTCGATTTCGGCGACCGTGGCTGGCTGGCGATCGATCCGAAGCGCGTGCTCGGCGATCGCGGCTACGACTATGCGAACCTCTTCTGCAATCCGGAACTGCCTCTCGTCACCGCGCCGGGCCGGCTGCAGCGGCATCTGCCCATCGTCGCCGTGGAGACGGGCCTTCACCCACGCCGCATCCTCCATTGGGTACTGGCCTATGCCGGGCTTTCCGCCGCCTGGTTCCTGGAAGACGGTGATGATTTCGGCGTCGAGAGCGACCTGACGATGGCTCGGATCGCCATCGCCGAGCTCGACCGCTAG
- a CDS encoding helix-turn-helix domain-containing protein: MNTKVDSLDQRLSERIRLEREARGWSLSELSERSSVSRAMIHKVERGDSSPTATLLAKLAGAFGLTMSSLIARAEMSQGRLSRREDQAVWHDPQTGYLRRHVSPMSDLPLELVEIELPAGADVPIPASAYALHRRWIWVKHGRLTFVEGLETHALGEGDCLELGPPQDCVFRNASGETCIYAVVLLRTG; encoded by the coding sequence ATGAATACTAAAGTAGACAGCCTGGATCAACGGCTCAGTGAACGAATTCGTCTGGAAAGGGAGGCGCGCGGCTGGTCACTCAGCGAGCTTTCGGAGCGATCGAGCGTCTCGCGCGCGATGATCCACAAGGTTGAGCGGGGCGACAGCAGCCCGACGGCGACACTGCTTGCAAAGCTCGCCGGCGCGTTCGGGCTGACCATGTCCAGCCTTATCGCGCGCGCGGAGATGAGCCAGGGCAGGCTGTCGCGACGCGAGGACCAGGCGGTGTGGCACGATCCGCAGACTGGATATCTCCGGCGCCACGTCTCACCGATGTCGGACCTGCCGCTTGAACTCGTCGAGATCGAGCTTCCGGCCGGCGCCGACGTACCAATCCCGGCATCTGCCTACGCACTTCATCGTCGCTGGATATGGGTGAAACATGGCCGCCTGACCTTCGTCGAAGGCCTTGAGACTCATGCGCTCGGCGAGGGGGATTGCCTGGAGCTTGGCCCGCCGCAGGATTGCGTTTTCCGCAATGCCAGCGGCGAGACCTGTATCTATGCCGTCGTGCTATTGCGGACCGGCTGA